In a genomic window of Flavobacterium crassostreae:
- the infC gene encoding translation initiation factor IF-3, producing MNNNIRGIQEVRLVGENIEPGVFKLSEALRLADQFELDLVEISPNAEPPVCKIMDYKKFVYEQKKRDKILKAKSTQVTVKEIRFGPQTDEHDYEFKRKNAEKFLKEGAKLKAFVFFKGRSIIYKDQGQILLLRLATDLEEYGKVEAMPVLEGKRMIMFIAPKKKK from the coding sequence ATAAATAATAATATTCGTGGTATACAAGAAGTACGTCTTGTAGGTGAGAATATAGAGCCAGGAGTTTTTAAACTCTCTGAAGCTTTACGATTAGCGGATCAATTTGAACTAGATTTAGTTGAAATTTCACCAAATGCTGAGCCGCCAGTATGTAAGATTATGGACTATAAGAAATTTGTTTACGAACAAAAGAAACGGGACAAAATCTTAAAGGCAAAGTCTACACAGGTAACTGTGAAGGAAATTCGTTTTGGTCCTCAAACTGATGAGCACGATTATGAATTTAAGAGAAAAAACGCAGAAAAATTCTTGAAAGAGGGTGCTAAGCTAAAAGCGTTTGTATTCTTTAAAGGCCGTTCTATTATCTATAAAGATCAAGGACAAATCTTGTTATTGAGATTAGCTACAGACCTTGAAGAATATGGTAAAGTGGAAGCGATGCCTGTTTTGGAAGGAAAGAGAATGATTATGTTTATTGCTCCGAAAAAGAAAAAATAA
- the rpmI gene encoding 50S ribosomal protein L35 yields the protein MPKMKTKSSAKKRFKVTGSGKIKRKHAFKSHILTKKSKKRKLALTHSALVHKTDMKSIKQQLRII from the coding sequence ATGCCTAAAATGAAAACCAAATCTAGCGCCAAGAAACGTTTTAAAGTTACTGGTTCTGGGAAGATTAAAAGAAAGCATGCTTTTAAAAGTCACATCTTGACTAAAAAATCTAAAAAACGTAAATTAGCTTTGACACACTCAGCGTTAGTTCACAAAACAGATATGAAAAGCATCAAACAACAATTAAGAATTATATAA
- a CDS encoding tetratricopeptide repeat-containing sensor histidine kinase, translating to MYTSCKKELKEDLEFPKNSKYKQQVALAETYFENQNYDSAFYYYNKIKTTSDTNQGPNKIIYALLKMATIEQLKGDYSSSETTATEALSYLQTEKNQSYHCYLYNLLGINYENLYAYKEAVFYYKKAFQMATDPIQKAVLKNNIATVNLEQGNYMDAIAALDSLSGQKTVQQNKENYARVLDNLGYSYFKIENPRAATYLNHALEIRTELQEDYGLTKSYLHLSEYFADKNPTKSNTYAKIAYDKATKTNNVEGRLKSLSLMIQNNPKSSFRIASKNYFRINDSLNQARQKAKNQFAKIKYDAAKERDENLKLKAQNSATELKLVRQKNQKYIALIALLVLTTAIVFLVTYFRTKNKLTKIEAMYDTETRISKKLHDELANDVYQTMLFTTNLDWKDRTEKETLLQNLDQIYLRTRNISKENSTIPTDEGYETNLKEMLNSYGTQNIKVILKYNGDIDWLQLTAIKKIALYRTLQELMVNMRKHSKCTFAVIGFENQQNTLLISYTDNGIGFTKTLNLKNGLSNVENRIDAIKGTITFASETNKSFRVTITIPK from the coding sequence TTGTATACATCTTGCAAAAAGGAACTAAAAGAGGATTTAGAGTTTCCAAAAAACTCCAAATACAAACAACAAGTAGCACTGGCTGAAACGTATTTTGAAAACCAGAATTACGATAGTGCTTTTTATTATTACAATAAAATTAAAACTACTTCTGATACAAATCAAGGTCCCAATAAAATTATTTATGCGTTGCTAAAAATGGCAACTATTGAACAATTAAAAGGGGATTATTCTAGTAGTGAAACCACCGCTACGGAAGCTTTGTCTTATTTACAAACAGAAAAAAACCAATCCTACCATTGCTATCTGTATAATTTATTAGGTATAAACTACGAGAATTTATATGCGTATAAAGAGGCTGTTTTTTATTATAAAAAAGCATTCCAAATGGCTACAGATCCCATACAAAAGGCAGTCCTGAAAAACAATATTGCCACCGTAAATTTAGAACAAGGCAACTATATGGATGCAATAGCTGCTTTAGATAGTTTATCTGGTCAAAAGACGGTACAACAAAACAAAGAAAACTATGCTCGGGTTCTAGATAACTTGGGCTATTCGTATTTTAAAATAGAAAACCCAAGAGCTGCTACATATTTAAACCACGCCTTAGAAATTAGAACCGAACTTCAAGAGGATTATGGACTAACTAAGAGTTACTTGCATTTGTCTGAATATTTTGCAGATAAAAACCCTACAAAATCCAATACCTACGCTAAAATTGCTTACGATAAAGCTACCAAAACGAACAATGTAGAGGGCCGTTTAAAATCTTTAAGCCTAATGATCCAGAACAATCCAAAAAGTAGTTTTAGAATAGCTTCAAAGAATTATTTTCGGATTAATGACAGTCTAAACCAAGCAAGACAAAAAGCCAAAAACCAGTTTGCAAAAATAAAATACGATGCTGCTAAAGAACGGGATGAAAACCTAAAACTAAAAGCCCAAAATTCAGCCACAGAATTAAAATTAGTGCGACAAAAAAATCAAAAGTACATTGCACTGATTGCACTATTAGTACTCACTACAGCTATTGTGTTTCTTGTTACTTATTTTAGAACTAAAAATAAACTTACAAAAATAGAAGCGATGTATGACACCGAAACTAGAATCTCAAAAAAATTACATGATGAGCTTGCTAATGATGTCTACCAGACCATGCTTTTTACTACTAATTTAGACTGGAAAGATAGGACTGAAAAAGAAACGTTACTTCAAAATTTAGATCAAATTTATCTAAGGACTAGGAACATCTCGAAAGAAAACAGTACTATTCCTACCGACGAAGGTTACGAAACCAATTTAAAAGAAATGCTCAATAGTTATGGTACGCAAAACATAAAAGTAATTCTAAAATACAACGGAGATATTGATTGGTTACAACTCACTGCCATCAAAAAAATTGCCTTATATAGAACTTTACAAGAACTAATGGTGAATATGAGAAAACACAGCAAATGTACCTTTGCTGTAATTGGATTTGAAAACCAACAAAATACGCTTTTGATTAGTTATACAGACAATGGTATTGGATTTACAAAGACATTAAATTTAAAAAATGGGTTGTCAAATGTGGAAAACCGTATTGATGCCATCAAAGGAACAATTACTTTTGCTAGCGAAACCAATAAAAGTTTTAGAGTAACCATTACAATTCCAAAATAA
- the rplT gene encoding 50S ribosomal protein L20, with protein MPRSVNSVAKRARRKKIMKQAKGFFGRRKNVWTVAKNAVEKAMCYAYRDRKVNKRNFRALWIQRINAGARLEGMSYSQFMGKVKKNNIELNRKVLADLAMNHPEAFKAILNKVK; from the coding sequence ATGCCAAGATCGGTAAATTCAGTTGCTAAAAGAGCAAGAAGAAAAAAAATAATGAAGCAAGCCAAAGGTTTCTTTGGTAGACGTAAAAACGTTTGGACAGTTGCTAAGAATGCGGTAGAGAAAGCAATGTGCTACGCTTACCGTGACAGAAAAGTGAATAAAAGAAATTTCCGTGCTTTATGGATCCAACGTATCAACGCTGGAGCTAGATTGGAAGGAATGTCTTATTCTCAATTCATGGGTAAAGTGAAAAAGAACAATATTGAATTGAACCGTAAGGTTCTTGCAGATTTGGCTATGAACCACCCAGAAGCTTTCAAAGCAATACTTAATAAAGTAAAATAA
- the thrS gene encoding threonine--tRNA ligase, whose protein sequence is MIKITLPDGSVREYALDVTPMDVAKSISEGFARNVISASFNGTTIETSTPLTTDGSLVLYTWNDADGKKAFWHSTSHVMAQVLEEMYPGAKLTLGPAIANGFYYDVDFEEHKITEADFKKIEDRVLEISRGKHEFKMRPVSKADALALYKDNVYKTEMITNLEDGTITFCDHDTFTDLCRGGHIPNTGIIKAMKVMSVAGAYWRGDEKNKQLTRVYGTSFPKQKDLTEYLLLLEEAKRRDHRKLGKELELFAFSQKVGQGLPLWLPKGAALRERLEQFLKKAQKKAGYEQVVTPHIGQKELYVTSGHYAKYGADSFQPISTPHEGEEFLLKPMNCPHHCEIYNVRPWSYKDLPKRYAEFGTVYRYEQSGELHGLTRVRGFTQDDAHIFCTPEQLDEEFKKVIDLVLYVFGSLGFENFTAQISLRDKENREKYIGTDENWEKAENAIINAAADKGLDTVVEYGEAAFYGPKLDFMVKDALGRQWQLGTIQVDYNLPERFDLTYKGSDNELHRPVMIHRAPFGSMERFIAILLEHTAGNFPLWLIPEQAIILSLSEKYEIYAKKVLGLLENHEIRALIDNRNETIGKKIRDAEMQKIPFMLIVGEEEEKNGTISIRRHGQEGKGNTTITIEAFALIVNEEIKKTLKVFTV, encoded by the coding sequence ATGATTAAGATTACTTTGCCCGATGGGTCAGTTAGAGAGTATGCGCTGGACGTAACTCCGATGGATGTTGCTAAAAGTATTAGCGAAGGATTTGCTAGAAATGTTATTTCGGCTTCTTTTAATGGTACTACTATTGAAACGTCAACGCCTTTGACGACCGATGGTAGTCTTGTTTTATATACGTGGAATGATGCGGATGGGAAGAAGGCTTTTTGGCATTCTACCTCGCATGTAATGGCACAGGTTCTTGAGGAGATGTATCCTGGGGCTAAATTAACCCTTGGTCCTGCAATTGCGAATGGGTTTTATTATGATGTGGATTTTGAGGAGCATAAGATTACGGAAGCAGATTTTAAGAAAATTGAAGATCGGGTTCTTGAAATATCTAGAGGAAAGCACGAGTTTAAAATGCGTCCGGTTAGTAAGGCGGATGCTTTGGCGTTGTACAAGGATAATGTTTATAAAACGGAGATGATTACGAATCTTGAGGATGGAACCATTACGTTTTGTGATCACGATACTTTTACGGATCTATGCCGTGGTGGCCATATTCCGAATACGGGAATAATTAAAGCCATGAAAGTAATGAGTGTTGCTGGTGCGTACTGGAGAGGTGACGAAAAGAACAAGCAATTGACGCGTGTTTACGGAACATCGTTCCCGAAGCAAAAAGATTTAACGGAATATTTGCTGTTGCTGGAAGAGGCTAAACGTAGAGACCATAGAAAATTAGGTAAAGAATTGGAATTGTTTGCTTTTTCGCAAAAAGTAGGTCAAGGTTTGCCGTTATGGCTGCCTAAAGGGGCTGCTTTGAGAGAGCGTTTGGAACAATTTTTGAAAAAGGCGCAAAAGAAAGCGGGCTATGAGCAAGTGGTAACCCCTCATATTGGTCAAAAGGAACTGTATGTTACCTCTGGTCATTATGCTAAATATGGTGCGGATAGTTTTCAGCCTATTAGCACCCCCCATGAAGGAGAAGAGTTTTTGCTAAAACCTATGAATTGTCCGCACCACTGCGAAATTTATAACGTAAGACCGTGGTCGTACAAAGATTTACCGAAGCGTTATGCGGAGTTTGGTACCGTGTACCGATACGAGCAAAGTGGGGAGTTGCATGGTTTGACGCGTGTGCGTGGTTTTACGCAGGATGATGCACATATTTTTTGTACTCCGGAGCAATTGGATGAAGAGTTCAAGAAGGTGATTGATTTGGTTCTTTATGTATTTGGATCTTTAGGGTTTGAGAATTTTACGGCTCAGATTTCGTTGCGAGATAAAGAGAATAGAGAAAAATATATTGGGACAGATGAAAACTGGGAAAAAGCAGAAAATGCTATTATTAATGCCGCAGCAGACAAAGGACTCGATACTGTTGTGGAATATGGCGAAGCTGCTTTTTATGGTCCTAAACTAGATTTTATGGTAAAGGATGCTCTTGGAAGACAATGGCAATTGGGTACGATTCAGGTGGATTACAATCTGCCAGAACGTTTTGATCTGACATACAAAGGATCTGACAATGAACTACATAGACCAGTTATGATCCATAGAGCGCCATTTGGTTCGATGGAGCGTTTTATAGCTATTTTGTTAGAACATACAGCAGGAAATTTCCCACTATGGTTGATCCCAGAACAGGCTATTATATTGTCTTTGAGTGAGAAATATGAAATATATGCTAAAAAAGTTTTAGGTTTGCTAGAAAATCACGAAATTCGCGCCCTGATAGATAACCGAAACGAAACAATTGGGAAAAAAATTAGAGATGCAGAAATGCAAAAAATCCCTTTTATGTTGATTGTAGGGGAAGAAGAAGAAAAAAACGGTACTATTTCTATCCGACGTCATGGACAAGAAGGAAAAGGAAATACCACCATTACCATAGAGGCGTTTGCTTTGATAGTGAACGAGGAAATAAAGAAAACATTAAAAGTATTTACAGTTTAA
- a CDS encoding response regulator transcription factor: protein MFQKAIIVDDIDFNDQGALQVLTNLNVPVVDIAKYCDEALLKIKKAQLEEQPYDLVISDLSFKEDHRNDKIKSGEELIAIVKDLFPETKIIAFSVEDKPYIVQSLFKKFAINGYVIKGRNTITDLQQAIMQVYHTDEKFISPELATLYQDKTIHQINDYDILIIKYLSLGISQENMELQFKELGITPNSKSSIEKHSNKLRIYFRANNTTHLVAIAKDLGLI, encoded by the coding sequence ATGTTCCAAAAAGCAATAATAGTAGATGATATCGATTTTAATGATCAAGGAGCCTTGCAAGTGCTTACCAATTTAAATGTTCCGGTAGTAGACATTGCTAAATATTGTGATGAAGCGTTATTAAAAATAAAAAAGGCACAATTAGAAGAACAGCCTTACGATTTAGTAATTAGTGACCTATCTTTTAAAGAAGATCACCGTAACGATAAAATAAAATCTGGCGAAGAACTCATTGCAATAGTGAAAGATTTGTTTCCAGAAACAAAAATCATTGCTTTTTCTGTAGAAGACAAGCCCTATATTGTACAATCCTTATTTAAAAAATTTGCAATAAACGGCTACGTGATTAAGGGCAGAAATACCATAACAGACCTTCAGCAGGCCATTATGCAAGTATACCACACCGATGAAAAATTTATTTCTCCAGAACTAGCCACTCTCTATCAAGACAAAACAATCCATCAGATAAACGATTATGACATACTGATCATAAAATACCTCTCTTTGGGAATATCACAAGAAAATATGGAACTCCAGTTCAAAGAGCTCGGTATTACTCCAAACAGTAAGAGTAGCATTGAAAAACATAGTAATAAGTTACGTATTTATTTTAGAGCAAACAATACCACACATCTTGTTGCTATAGCCAAAGATTTGGGATTGATATAA
- the secDF gene encoding protein translocase subunit SecDF — MQNKGLIKFFAILFALVSIYQLSFTFVASKVKSDAKAFAGNNPDKEAKYLDSIGKETVFNLGFTDFTFNEVSDKQINKGLDLEGGINVILQISVKDILKGLSNNSKNAIFNKSLADATANQRGNQTYIDAFFEAFEANSKGTVKLASPDIFANRSLQGEGGVTYQMADSEVQKNIKRKVNESVESAFGVLRKRIDKFGVTQPNIQKLGESGRILVELPGAKDVDRIKKLLQSTAQLEFWETYKIDEIGGFLVSANEALKKTEITTLETKTVAKDSLSALLTDAKDSLATKKGNNPLFDKIIAQGGGPVLGLFAPKDTAVINGYLKRAAIRGLLPAEQRYVKFVWGKATTITDAKDKEVAAVELYALKGNRDNVAAMSGGVVTDAKDSFDQLGKPSVSMQMDGQGAKSWEELTAKAYTQKSNIAIVLDNVVYSAPGVSSGPIAGGRSEISGSFDVTETKDLANVLRAGKLPAAADIVQSEVVGPSLGQEAIDNGTNSAIVGLLIVSLWMMVYYGKAGWYSNIALAVNLLFLFGILASLGAVLTLPGIAGIVLTMGTAVDANIIIYERAKEELRAGKTLEEAIKTSYSWRGAMSSITDANVTHVLTGAVLFIFGSGPIKGFATTLLIGIATSLFTSIFIARIFLDRNLRTKSDLTFTTNFSKKIFNNFNFDFLGMKKWTYLFSSIVIVVSIISLSTNGLDEGVDFVGGRTFQVRFEKPIEAGVVSEELSKVFGSAEAKVFGSADQLKITTKYKVQEHGVEADIEVNKLLFETLKHHYTSGLTYEKFVNAYDGKNLGVLQASKVGPSVAEDIKTNAYWAVLGAMLLVFLYLMISFRKWQYSLGAIAAVAHDVIFVLGIYSLCYKFMPFGMEIDQHFIAAILTVIGYSMNDTVIVFDRVREFLAGNTKGDFAEIVNQSINTTMSRTINTSLTMIVVLLIMFVFGGESIRGFIFAMLVGILVGTYSSLFIATPVLVDTISKEDKKRVEEQHEVI; from the coding sequence GGATTCTATCGGCAAAGAAACCGTATTTAATCTAGGATTTACAGATTTCACATTCAACGAAGTAAGTGATAAACAAATCAATAAGGGTCTGGATTTAGAAGGAGGGATTAACGTAATTCTTCAGATTTCCGTTAAGGACATTTTAAAAGGATTATCTAACAATTCCAAAAATGCTATTTTTAACAAATCGTTAGCAGATGCAACGGCTAATCAAAGAGGAAACCAAACCTATATTGATGCTTTTTTTGAAGCTTTTGAAGCCAATTCTAAAGGAACCGTAAAATTAGCATCTCCAGATATTTTTGCAAACAGAAGTTTGCAAGGAGAAGGAGGAGTTACTTACCAAATGGCAGATTCTGAAGTTCAAAAAAATATCAAAAGAAAAGTAAATGAATCTGTAGAAAGTGCTTTTGGAGTACTTAGAAAACGTATTGATAAATTTGGAGTAACACAGCCTAATATTCAAAAATTAGGAGAGTCAGGAAGAATACTTGTAGAGCTTCCGGGTGCTAAAGATGTAGATAGAATTAAAAAATTATTACAAAGCACTGCCCAATTAGAATTCTGGGAGACGTATAAAATTGATGAAATCGGAGGCTTTTTGGTTTCGGCTAATGAGGCTTTAAAGAAAACGGAAATTACAACCCTAGAAACTAAAACAGTGGCTAAGGATTCGTTAAGTGCATTACTTACGGACGCCAAAGATTCGCTTGCAACCAAAAAAGGCAACAATCCATTGTTTGATAAAATTATTGCTCAAGGTGGCGGTCCTGTTTTAGGATTGTTTGCACCCAAAGATACTGCCGTTATAAACGGTTATTTAAAAAGAGCAGCAATACGTGGTTTATTGCCAGCTGAGCAGCGTTATGTTAAATTTGTTTGGGGTAAAGCAACCACCATTACAGATGCAAAAGATAAAGAAGTTGCAGCCGTAGAATTATATGCTTTAAAAGGAAATAGAGACAACGTTGCAGCAATGAGTGGTGGTGTGGTTACTGATGCTAAAGATTCTTTTGACCAGTTAGGAAAACCATCTGTTTCCATGCAAATGGACGGACAAGGAGCAAAATCTTGGGAAGAATTAACCGCGAAGGCCTACACTCAAAAGAGCAATATTGCCATTGTATTGGATAATGTAGTTTATTCTGCTCCAGGAGTATCTAGTGGACCAATTGCAGGAGGTAGATCTGAAATTTCTGGTTCTTTTGATGTAACTGAAACCAAAGATTTAGCCAACGTATTAAGAGCAGGTAAACTACCTGCTGCTGCAGATATTGTACAATCTGAAGTAGTTGGACCATCCTTAGGTCAAGAAGCCATTGATAACGGTACCAACTCTGCCATTGTAGGTTTGTTGATTGTATCTCTTTGGATGATGGTGTATTATGGTAAAGCAGGTTGGTACTCTAATATTGCTTTAGCAGTCAATTTATTATTCCTTTTTGGAATTTTAGCAAGTTTAGGTGCAGTACTTACTTTGCCAGGTATCGCAGGTATTGTATTAACAATGGGTACTGCTGTAGATGCTAATATTATTATTTACGAAAGAGCCAAAGAAGAACTTCGGGCAGGCAAAACACTCGAAGAAGCAATTAAAACCTCGTATAGTTGGAGAGGGGCAATGTCTTCTATTACGGATGCAAACGTAACGCACGTTCTTACAGGAGCAGTATTGTTTATTTTTGGTTCTGGACCAATTAAAGGTTTTGCCACTACCTTATTAATAGGTATTGCAACATCTTTATTTACATCTATTTTTATAGCAAGAATTTTCTTGGATAGAAATTTAAGAACCAAAAGTGATTTGACTTTTACTACTAACTTTTCTAAAAAAATATTCAATAATTTCAATTTTGATTTCTTAGGAATGAAAAAATGGACGTACTTGTTTTCAAGTATTGTAATTGTTGTAAGTATTATTTCATTATCTACAAACGGACTGGATGAAGGAGTAGATTTTGTTGGAGGAAGAACCTTTCAAGTACGATTTGAAAAACCAATCGAAGCTGGTGTGGTTTCAGAAGAGTTATCCAAAGTTTTTGGTAGTGCCGAAGCTAAAGTTTTTGGTAGCGCTGATCAATTAAAAATAACTACAAAATACAAAGTGCAAGAGCATGGAGTAGAAGCGGATATAGAGGTAAACAAATTATTATTTGAAACCTTAAAACACCACTACACATCTGGATTAACATATGAAAAATTTGTAAATGCTTATGACGGTAAAAATTTAGGAGTATTACAAGCTTCAAAAGTAGGGCCATCTGTTGCTGAAGATATTAAAACCAATGCTTATTGGGCGGTATTAGGAGCTATGTTATTAGTGTTTTTATACTTAATGATTAGTTTTAGAAAATGGCAATACAGTTTAGGTGCTATTGCAGCAGTTGCTCACGATGTTATTTTTGTGTTAGGGATCTATTCTTTATGTTACAAATTTATGCCTTTTGGTATGGAGATTGACCAACACTTTATTGCGGCTATTCTTACCGTAATTGGTTACTCAATGAATGATACGGTAATTGTATTTGATCGAGTTCGTGAGTTTTTAGCAGGTAACACAAAAGGTGATTTTGCTGAAATTGTTAACCAATCGATTAACACCACCATGTCCAGAACCATAAATACTTCGTTGACCATGATTGTGGTTTTATTAATCATGTTTGTATTTGGTGGAGAATCTATTAGAGGATTTATCTTTGCAATGTTAGTGGGTATTCTGGTAGGTACGTATTCTTCCTTATTTATAGCTACTCCTGTGTTAGTAGATACTATCTCTAAAGAAGATAAAAAACGGGTAGAAGAACAGCATGAGGTGATCTAA